The following are encoded in a window of Mustelus asterias chromosome 11, sMusAst1.hap1.1, whole genome shotgun sequence genomic DNA:
- the LOC144500432 gene encoding regulator of G-protein signaling 10-like, protein MFVSKAVSRLSRKRPPSEIHDNDVRAGCSQQNATGTSKWAISLESLLEDPEGVKHFRDFLRREFSEENVLFWLACEEFKNIQDKHLLHGKAQQIYKTFLCSKAATQVNVEGQSRISESMLAHPHPFMFQKLQEQIFTLMKYDSYNRFLKSDLCQQVKRLEESGKNSPDTDETVPKRASRIYNR, encoded by the exons AAATACATGATAACGATGTGCGTGCAGGTTGTAGCCAACAGAATGCAACAGGAACCTCAAAGTGGGCCATTTCATTGGAAAGTCTCCTAGAAGACCCAGAAGGAGTAAAACATTTCAGG GATTTTCTAAGGCGTGAGTTTAGTGAGGAAAATGTTTTGTTCTGGTTGGCATGTGAGGAGTTCAAGAATATTCAAGACAAACATCTG CTTCATGGCAAAGCACAGCAGATCTACAAAACCTTTCTGTGCAGCAAGGCTGCAACGCAAGTAAATGTGGAGGGACAATCTCgtatcagtgagagcatgttggCTCATCCACACCCCTTCATGTTTCAGAAACTGCAAGAACAG ATTTTTACTCTCATGAAATATGACAGTTACAATCGTTTTCTGAAATCTGATTTGTGCCAACAAGTCAAGCGACTGGAAGAAAGTGGAAAGAATTCTCCAGACACTGATGAAACTGTCCCAAAAAGGGCATCCAGGATTTATAATCGATAA